In Solanum pennellii chromosome 3, SPENNV200, a single window of DNA contains:
- the LOC107014694 gene encoding protein PHOTOPERIOD-INDEPENDENT EARLY FLOWERING 1 isoform X2, protein MDLPLEELLKHYAIGEASRDCSPEKSGADVIVSSGKGRGKCRDVDVATETDKDSSPAISGRRSVESNGVLSVPNNYCSDLGKDKLRSPRKKYQEFGQINLLDDFNDEQDDDDYVLAVGEDKGYNMDDETTLLEEEELANAEANDAADEIALLQKESELPLDELLARYKEDFDTDEDVGDDSESYASASDELLEYPAHNESEPVRVNDVPCDVLPTTVAENGEKEVESVDKTGEERQSEDIIADAAAAARSAQPTGSTFSTTKVRTKFPFLLKFPLREYQHIGLDWLVTMYEKKLNGILADEMGLGKTIMTIALLAHLACEKGIWGPHLIVVPTSVMLNWETEFLRWCPAFKILTYFGSAKERKIKRQGWLKPNSFHICITTYRLVIQDSKVFKRKKWKYLILDEAHLIKNWKSQRWQTLLNFNSKRRILLTGTPLQNDLMELWSLMHFLMPHIFQSHQEFKDWFCNPISGMVEGQEKVNKEVVDRLHNVLRPFILRRLKRDVEKQLPSKHEHVIYCKLSRRQRNLYEDFIASSETQATLASSNFFGMISVIMQLRKVCNHPDLFEGRPIVSSFDMSGIDMHLSSSICSMLSPGIFSTINLGALGLLFTHLDFSMTSWESNDVQSIATPSSLIEGRVSLIHDEETSQGLKRNKKFHGTNIFEEIQKALAEERLREAKERAAAIARWNSMKCKQKPMYSTSLREIVTVKHPVHGIYCQKSNPLSFLYSARLAESILTPVERFQQMVDQVETFMFAIPAARSPAPACWCSKPGTAIFFSPTFKETCSEILSPLLTPFRPAIVRRQVYFPDRRLIQFDCGKLQELAGLLRRLKSEGHRALIFTQMTKMLDVLEAFINLYGYTYMRLDGSTPPEERQTLMQRFNTNPKIFLFILSTRSGGVGINLVGADTVIFYDSDWNPAMDQQAQDRCHRIGQTREVHIYRLISESTIEENILKKANQKRALDDLVIQSGSYNTEFFKKLDPMELFSGHRTVSLKNIEVEKNSNVTEVQLSNADVEAALQNVEDEADYMALKKVEEEEAVDNQEFTEEAIVRLEDDELGNDDETKADEHADHEVPVTTSSKELVATSNVSNPLKEQAITFAGKEDDIDMLADVKQMAAAAAAAGQAILSFESQLRPIDRYAVRFLELWDPIIDKTAIESQGHFEETEWELDRIEKLKEDMEAEIDDDEEPLVYESWDTDYATEAYRQQVETLAKHQLKEELEAEAKEKELAEYENSMGHTSSVPKTKSKKKAKKTKFKSLKKGGLASERQSLKEESSIELMPIDDDNLSSEPVTTPDSAQEKKRKLPRYDEDVKGAKKSKKMKKSSEVSSLVIHSTYHGKRQVESKELKQYDVGTMNIELKPISRSKMGGKVLISPMPVKRVFSIKSERPIRKGKTWSKDYFPSADSWLQQEDAVLCASVHEYGPHWSLVSDILYGMTAGGAYRGRYRHPLHCCERFRELIQRYVLSAADNVNDRSNNTGSVKGLLKVTEENVRLVLDIASEIPDHEPLVQTHFFALLSSVWKVQKNLKKTFSSSQNGFFHSGSLLSPIMNRVSMNHSMSPPIRRFSNSSLCTKLVAIALSDQQSAQSDERIRICDQREEASFPSEHLDITLEFGAEKDDKTIPLLHPVTVKILGPESSLFPRMTTAEHHHFKSSQIMAENRFWAASSSEVRLDWASLAFPIGDAKSRTPLKSQFLGKHKPSDSVKVSKSKSRKILMESSDVGHTKDLLFPPTPSVSDDSCPTADVGFSFLTESGNDFEDRTLLDLNPIFNAGSEDVLRHEYVPEFILGLDDWSVFPEFTDIG, encoded by the exons ATGGATCTACCTCTTGAAGAGCTCCTTAAGCATTATGCAATTGGGGAAG CTAGCAGAGACTGTAGCCCCGAGAAGAGTGGTGCAGATGTTATAGTCAGTTCTGGCAAGGGCAGGGGTAAAT GTAGAGATGTTGATGTTGCTACTGAAACCGACAAAGACAGTTCACCTGCAATTTCTGGTCGTCGTTCT GTTGAAAGTAATGGGGTCTTATCAGTTCCAAATAATTATTGTTCTGACCTAGGGAAAGACAAGCTAAGAAGTCCTCGAAAGAAGTATCAGGAGTTCGGCCAAATTAATTTGTTGGATGACTTTAATGATGAACAG gatgatgatgattatgtccTTGCTGTTGGTGAAGATAAGGGATACAATATG GATGATGAAACAACTTTGCTAGAGGAGGAGGAGTTGGCAAATGCAGAGGCAAATGACGCTGCTGATGAG ATTGCGCTGTTGCAAAAGGAGAGCGAACTTCCTTTAGATGAGCTCCTTGCTAGGTATAAAGAG GATTTTGATACTGATGAAGATGTTGGCGATGATTCTGAATCATATGCGTCTGCTTCTGATGAACTCCTGGAATATCCAGCACACAATGAATCTGAACCCGTTCGAGTAAACGATGTACCATGCGATGTACTGCCCACTACAGTCGCTGAGAATGGAGAAAAGGAAGTTGAAAGTGTGGATAAAACAGGGGAAGAAAGGCAGAGTGAGGATATAATTGCTGATGCAGCAGCTGCTGCCAGATCCGCACAACCAACGGGTAGCACCTTCTCAACAACCAAAGTGCGGACTAAGTTCCCCTTCCTTCTAAAATTTCCCCTTCGTGAGTATCAACATATTGGTTTGGATTGGCTTGTGACCATGTATGAGAAGAAACTTAATGGAATCCTAGCAGATGAAATGGGTTTGGGGAAGACTATCATGACCATTGCTCTTCTTGCTCACCTAGCATGTGAAAAAGGAATATGGGGTCCTCATCTTATTGTTGTCCCAACTAGTGTCATGCTAAACTGGGAGACTGAGTTTCTTAGATGGTGTCCTGCTTTCAAAATCTTGACATATTTTGGCAGTGCTAAAGAGCGAAAGATTAAAAGGCAAGGCTGGTTGAAGCCAAACTCATTTCATATATGTATCACAACTTACAGACTCGTTATACAAGACTCCAAAGTTTTCAAGCGTAAGAAGTGGAAATACCTAATTTTAGATGAAGCTCATCTAATAAAGAATTGGAAATCGCAGAGATGGCAGACACTTCTCAACTTTAACTCAAAACGGCGTATACTTTTGACTGGTACACCATTGCAGAATGATCTCATGGAGCTGTGGTCTCTAATGCATTTCTTGATGCCTCATATTTTTCAGTCTCACCAAGAATTCAAAGATTGGTTCTGTAATCCTATTTCTGGAATGGTTGAGGGACAAGAAAAGGTTAATAAGGAAGTTGTTGATCGCTTGCATAATGTCCTTCGTCCCTTTATTCTCCGCCGTTTGAAAAGGGATGTGGAGAAGCAGCTTCCTTCAAAACATGAGCACGTAATTTATTGTAAGCTCTCGAGGAGGCAGCGTAATTTGTATGAAGACTTCATTGCTAGTTCAGAGACACAAGCCACTCTAGctagttcaaatttttttgggatgataagtGTAATAATGCAACTTCGTAAAGTGTGCAATCATCCTGACTTATTTGAAGGACGTCCAATAGTGAGCTCCTTTGATATGAGTGGTATTGATATGCACTTGAGCTCTTCCATTTGCTCGATGCTTTCACCTGGTATATTTTCAACTATCAACCTTGGTGCTTTGGGGTTGTTGTTTACACATCTTGATTTTTCAATGACGTCTTGGGAGAGTAATGATGTCCAATCCATCGCTACCCCATCAAGCTTGATTGAGGGTCGTGTGTCTCTGATTCATGATGAAGAAACTTCTCAAGGACTTAAACGGAATAAGAAGTTTCATGGAACAAATATATTTGAGGAGATCCAAAAGGCACTTGCTGAGGAGAGACTGAGAGAAGCAAAGGAGAGAGCAGCAGCTATTGCACGGTGGAATTCCATGAAGTGTAAGCAGAAACCTATGTATTCTACAAGTCTTCGGGAGATTGTTACTGTGAAACATCCAGTTCATGGCATTTACTGTCAAAAAAGTAATCCCTTGTCATTTTTGTACTCCGCTAGGCTTGCGGAATCAATACTGACACCAGTTGAGAGATTCCAACAAATGGTTGATCAGGTTGAGACATTCATGTTTGCAATTCCTGCTGCACGTTCCCCAGCACCTGCTTGCTGGTGCAGTAAACCAGGAACTGCCATATTTTTCAGTCCAACCTTTAAGGAGACATGTTCTGAGattctttctcctcttctcacTCCTTTTCGCCCAGCCATTGTTAGAAGGCAAGTCTACTTTCCAGATAGGCGGCTTATACAATTTGACTGTGGAAAGCTGCAGGAGCTTGCAGGTTTATTGAGGCGTTTAAAATCAGAAGGTCACCGTGCATTAATTTTCACCCAGATGACAAAGATGCTTGATGTTTTAGAAGCTTTCATTAATTTGTATGGTTACACTTACATGCGTTTGGATGGTTCTACTCCGCCAGAAGAGAGACAAACTTTGATGCAACGTTTCAACACGAATCCAAAGATTTTCCTGTTTATTTTATCAACCCGTAGTGGTGGAGTTGGCATCAACTTGGTGGGTGCAGACACAGTCATCTTTTATGATAGTGACTGGAACCCAGCTATGGATCAACAAGCTCAAGATCGCTGTCATAGAATAGGCCAGACCCGTGAAGTACACATTTATCGATTGATAAGTGAGAGCACCATTGAagagaatattttgaaaaaggcAAACCAGAAGCGTGCTCTGGATGATTTGGTTATACAGAGTGGAAGTTACAACActgaattcttcaagaaactGGATCCAATGGAATTGTTCTCCGGCCACAGAACAGTTTCCTTAAAGAATATTGAAGTAGAGAAGAACAGCAATGTCACTGAGGTTCAGCTTTCTAATGCTGACGTTGAGGCTGCTTTGCAAAATGTAGAAGACGAGGCAGATTACATGGCTCTGAAGAAAGTTGAAGAGGAAGAGGCAGTAGACAATCAGGAGTTCACTGAAGAAGCAATTGTCAGGTTGGAAGATGATGAACTTGGTAATGATGATGAGACGAAGGCTGATGAGCATGCTGATCATGAAGTGCCAGTTACAACATCGAGTAAAGAACTTGTGGCAACGTCAAATGTTAGTAATCCATTAAAAGAACAAGCAATTACTTTTGCTGGTAAAGAAGATGACATTGACATGCTGGCTGATGTCAAACAGATGGCAGCAGCAGCAGCTGCTGCCGGACAAGCTATCTTGTCTTTCGAGAGTCAGCTACGTCCAATTGATCGGTATGCTGTACGTTTTCTGGAGTTATGGGACCCTATCATAGACAAGACAGCTATTGAGTCACAAGGTCATTTTGAAGAAACTGAATGGGAATTGGATAGAATTGAAAAGTTGAAGGAAGATATGGAAGCAGagattgatgatgatgaagagcCTTTAGTTTACGAGA GTTGGGATACTGATTATGCAACTGAGGCATACAGACAACAGGTTGAGACTTTGGCAAAGCATCAG TTGAAGGAGGAGCTGGAAGCTGAAGCCAAAGAGAAAGAGCTTGCGGAATATGAGAACTCCATGGG GCATACATCTTCTGTTCCAAAAACCAAGTCGAAGAAGAAGGCGAAGAAAACAAAGTTCAAATCTTTGAAAAAAGGAGGTCTAGCTTCTGAACGTCAATCTTTGAAGGAAGAGTCTTCGATAGAGTTGATGCCCATAGATGATGATAATCTATCCAGTGAGCCAGTTACGACGCCGGATTCTGCTCAAGAGAAGAAGCGTAAACTTCCAAGATATGATGAGGATGTGAAAGGCGCCAAGAAgtctaaaaaaatgaagaagtccTCTGAGGTATCTTCTCTGGTAATACATTCAACATATCATGGAAAGAGGCAGGTTGAATCTAAAGAATTGAAACAGTATGATGTTGGCACGATGAACATTGAACTCAAACCAATAAGCAGAAGCAAGATGGGAGGGAAAGTCTTAATCAGTCCAATGCCTGTTAAACGAGTCTTTTCTATTAAATCAGAAAGGCCAATTAGGAAAGGTAAAACATGGTCTAAAGATTATTTTCCATCAGCTGATTCATGGTTGCAACAAGAAGATGCAGTACTTTGTGCTTCTGTTCATGAGTATGGTCCTCACTGGAGTTTGGTGAGTGATATCTTGTATGGAATGACTGCTGGCGGTGCTTATAGAGGAAGATATCGTCACCCTCTTCATTGTTGTGAGAGGTTTAGGGAACTCATACAGAGATATGTATTATCTGCCGCAGACAATGTAAATGATAGATCCAACAATACTGGTTCTGTAAAAGGTCTTCTCAAAGTGACTGAG GAAAATGTTCGACTGGTGTTGGATATTGCATCAGAGATTCCAGATCACGAGCCACTTGTTCAAACACATTTCTTTGCCCTTCTTTCTTCCGTGTGGAAAGTGCAGAAAAACCTCAAAAAGACGTTCTCATCTTCCCAGAATGGATTCTTTCATTCTGGAAGTTTACTTTCACCAATTATGAACCGTGTTTCGATGAATCACTCAATGAGTCCACCGATAAGGAGATTTTCTAATTCAAGTTTATGCACCAAGTTAGTAGCAATTGCTCTTTCTGATCAGCAGAGTGCACAGAGTGATGAGAGAATCCGCATCTGTGACCAGAGAGAAGAAGCTTCTTTTCCTTCTGAGCATTTGGATATTACACTGGAATTTGGGGCAGAGAAAGATGATAAGACAATTCCCTTGCTACATCCCGTAACTGTCAAAATACTTGGTCCTGAATCTTCATTGTTTCCAAGAATGACAACAGCTGAGCATCATCATTTCAAGTCTTCCCAGATTATGGCTGAAAACCGATTCTG GGCTGCATCAAGTAGTGAAGTGCGTTTGGATTGGGCTTCCCTTGCTTTTCCTATTGGGGATGCCAAGTCACGCACTCCGTTGAAATCACAATTTTTGGGGAAGCATAAGCCCTCTGATTCGGTGAAGGTATCGAAATCTAAGTCCAGAAAGATTTTAATGGAATCTAGTGATGTTGGTCATACCAAGGATCTATTGTTTCCGCCAACGCCATCTGTGTCTGATGATTCCTGTCCAACAGCTGATGTGGGGTTTTCATTCCTTACAGAAAGTGGAAATGATTTCGAAGATAGGACCCTGTTAGATCTAAATCCGATATTTAATGCAGGGAGTGAGGATGTACTCCGTCATGAATATGTTCCCGAATTTATATTGGGACTTGATGATTGGTCGGTGTTTCCTGAGTTCACAGATATCGGGTAG